Proteins from one Sulfuriferula thiophila genomic window:
- a CDS encoding recombinase family protein, with translation MNQRIGYARISTDDQNMDLQRDALKQAGCNIVYEEAASGKNAIRPEFEQCRKALQGGDTLVVWRLDRLGRSLPDLVRIIAELEKDGIGFESLTEKIETGSAAGKLVFHVFAALSEFERNLIRERAQAGLAAARARGRCGGRKPKLNDKQVRKIKALLRDPDIQVADVARQYGVSRTTLYKHVGVVSPRFSGNAEQSGLVV, from the coding sequence ATGAATCAACGCATCGGATATGCACGAATTTCAACGGATGATCAAAACATGGACTTGCAACGCGACGCGCTAAAACAGGCTGGGTGCAATATTGTCTATGAGGAAGCCGCCAGCGGGAAAAACGCTATCCGTCCAGAGTTTGAGCAGTGCCGTAAGGCTTTGCAGGGTGGGGATACGCTTGTAGTGTGGCGGCTGGATAGGCTTGGCCGTTCCCTGCCCGACTTAGTGCGGATCATAGCCGAGCTGGAAAAAGATGGCATAGGGTTTGAGAGCCTGACAGAGAAGATCGAAACAGGTAGTGCAGCTGGCAAGCTGGTTTTTCATGTGTTTGCCGCCTTGTCTGAATTTGAAAGAAACCTAATTCGAGAACGTGCACAGGCCGGTTTGGCAGCAGCCCGCGCCCGTGGGCGGTGTGGCGGCAGAAAACCCAAACTCAACGATAAACAGGTTAGAAAGATCAAGGCACTTTTGCGCGATCCAGATATACAGGTGGCCGACGTAGCCCGTCAGTATGGCGTGTCGCGTACCACTCTTTATAAGCACGTTGGCGTTGTGTCACCGCGTTTCAGTGGCAATGCAGAACAAAGTGGGTTAGTGGTTTGA
- a CDS encoding Dam family site-specific DNA-(adenine-N6)-methyltransferase, whose translation MMGRVSVLENPQDLALTRPLLKWAGGKTQLLGEIIPKMPKKYGRFIEPFFGGGALFFAVHPAGGIIADSNPELVNLYRSVAADVDGVMTQLRRYENTEEVFYAVRALDVTKLTNIEAAARTIFLNRTCFNGLYRVNKSGQFNVPFGRYKNPKIIDEDVLKAASVLLSNTTIICGDYKTVLKENAQSGDFIFLDPPYLPISEYADFKRYTKEQFYEEDHVELAAEVKRLHELGCYVILTNSNHPLVHEQYRKFAVEVVQTKRYISCNGKGRTGEDVIVTVPPKPRFNLRLVPAPLPPQAMQYPSTRYMGSKNKLLTEIWAVASQFEFDTALDLFSGSGVVGYMLKSHGKAVVSNDYMAMSATYAKAMIENNEITLPQAEALALLEPKNAVNPFVETKFKGLYFSDDDNRLIDIVRTNIKAVKNPYKRAIAMSALIRACLKKRPRGIFTYVGHRYDDGRKDLLMTFRAQFLEAIDMVNAAVFDNGRQNKARNGDAMTMQNRKSDLVYIDPPYYSPLSDNEYVRRYHFVEGLARDWQGVEIQEHTVTKKFKSYPTPFSSRKGAAEAFDMLFKRFRESVLVVSYSSNSQPTLDEMVAIMAKHKRHVEVVPIDYKYSFGNQAHKVGDNKNNVQEYIFVGY comes from the coding sequence ATGATGGGGCGTGTCTCGGTTTTGGAAAATCCACAGGATTTAGCTTTAACTCGGCCATTGTTGAAATGGGCAGGTGGAAAGACTCAGCTTTTAGGGGAGATTATCCCTAAAATGCCGAAAAAATATGGTCGATTTATCGAGCCTTTTTTTGGTGGTGGTGCATTGTTTTTTGCAGTGCATCCAGCGGGCGGGATTATTGCAGATAGCAACCCCGAATTGGTTAATCTCTATCGTTCTGTTGCCGCTGATGTTGACGGTGTGATGACCCAGCTTCGCCGCTATGAAAATACTGAAGAGGTGTTTTATGCTGTTCGTGCATTGGACGTTACAAAATTAACCAATATAGAGGCAGCAGCACGCACCATATTCTTAAATAGAACGTGTTTTAACGGCCTGTACCGGGTCAATAAATCAGGTCAATTCAATGTGCCATTTGGACGGTACAAGAACCCCAAAATCATTGATGAGGACGTATTAAAAGCAGCTTCTGTACTACTCAGCAACACCACAATCATTTGCGGTGACTACAAGACAGTTTTAAAAGAAAACGCGCAGTCGGGAGACTTCATTTTTCTTGACCCGCCTTATCTTCCTATTTCTGAGTATGCGGACTTCAAACGCTACACCAAAGAGCAGTTTTACGAAGAGGATCATGTCGAGCTGGCCGCAGAGGTTAAACGCCTGCATGAATTGGGTTGTTATGTTATTTTGACAAACTCGAATCATCCTTTGGTGCATGAGCAGTACCGGAAGTTTGCCGTCGAAGTGGTACAAACAAAGCGGTATATCTCATGCAACGGCAAAGGCCGAACTGGCGAGGATGTAATTGTCACTGTCCCACCAAAACCACGTTTTAATCTGCGACTGGTTCCAGCGCCGTTGCCCCCGCAGGCCATGCAATACCCTTCGACCCGTTATATGGGTTCAAAGAACAAGTTGCTAACTGAAATCTGGGCGGTCGCTTCCCAATTTGAATTTGACACTGCACTAGACCTGTTTTCGGGTTCTGGTGTGGTGGGCTATATGTTGAAATCTCACGGCAAGGCCGTGGTGAGTAACGACTATATGGCTATGTCAGCGACGTATGCCAAAGCGATGATTGAGAACAATGAAATCACCTTGCCGCAGGCCGAAGCGTTAGCGTTGCTTGAGCCGAAAAATGCGGTAAATCCTTTTGTCGAGACCAAGTTCAAAGGGCTATATTTCAGCGATGACGACAATCGCTTAATTGACATAGTGCGAACCAATATCAAAGCCGTTAAGAACCCGTATAAGCGGGCCATTGCCATGTCGGCATTGATTCGGGCTTGTCTGAAAAAGCGCCCACGCGGCATTTTTACTTATGTCGGTCATCGTTATGACGACGGGCGTAAAGACTTGCTAATGACGTTCCGTGCGCAGTTTCTTGAGGCCATTGACATGGTGAATGCTGCTGTATTCGACAATGGCAGGCAGAATAAGGCACGCAATGGTGATGCGATGACAATGCAGAACCGAAAATCTGATTTGGTCTATATCGACCCACCCTATTATTCGCCCTTATCTGATAACGAATATGTACGCCGCTATCACTTTGTTGAGGGCTTAGCTCGTGACTGGCAAGGTGTAGAGATTCAGGAACATACTGTCACTAAGAAATTCAAGTCATACCCGACGCCGTTTTCTTCACGCAAGGGCGCGGCGGAAGCATTCGATATGCTGTTTAAGCGTTTCCGCGAAAGTGTGCTTGTGGTGTCCTATTCATCCAATAGTCAGCCGACTTTAGATGAAATGGTTGCCATCATGGCGAAACACAAACGCCATGTCGAAGTCGTGCCCATTGATTACAAGTATTCTTTCGGCAATCAGGCGCACAAGGTGGGCGATAACAAAAATAATGTGCAGGAATATATTTTTGTCGGATATTGA